The Neovison vison isolate M4711 chromosome 10, ASM_NN_V1, whole genome shotgun sequence genome has a segment encoding these proteins:
- the ZBTB7B gene encoding zinc finger and BTB domain-containing protein 7B: protein MTASQSREASGRSPGSEALGSRAGSLPAQEVRAERLSPAPVLHPQDKMGSPEDDLIGIPFPDHSSELLSCLNEQRQLGHLCDLTIRTQGLEYRTHRAVLAACSHYFKKLFTEGGGAVAGAGGGGAAAGAAGAGVCELDFVGPEALGALLEFAYTATLTTSSANMPAVLQAARLLEIPCVIAACMEILQGSGLEAPSPDEDDCERARQYLEAFATATATASSGVPNGEDRPPQGPLPPPPQPTPRPVARRSRKPRKAFLQTKGARANHLVPEAPTAPAHPTTYEEEEVAGGRVGSGTGSGLGDSYSPPAGTASPPEGPLTYEPYEGDEEEEELVYPSAYGMAQGGGPPLSPEELGSDEDAIDPDLMAYLSSLHQDALAPGLDGQDKLVRKRRSQMPQECPVCHKIIHGAGKLPRHMRTHTGEKPFACEVCGVRFTRNDKLKIHMRKHTGERPYSCPHCPARFLHSYDLKNHMHLHTGDRPYECHLCHKAFAKEDHLQRHLKGQNCLEVRTRRRRKDDAPPHYPPPSAAAPATAGLDLSNGHLNTFRLSLARFWEQSAPPGPPVSTLGPPDDEEEEGAPRTPKAEGTMESS, encoded by the exons ATGACTGCTTCTCAGTCCAGGGAGGCTTCTGGAAGGTCCCCTGGGTCTGAAGCCCTGGGGAGCCGAGCTGGCAGTCTGCCGGCACAGGAAGTGCGGGCCGAGCGCCTTTCACCTGCCCCTGTCCTCCACCCGCAGGACAAGATGGGGAGCCCCGAGGACGACCTCATCGGGATCCCATTCCCGGACCACAGCAGCGAGCTCCTGAGCTGCCTCAATGAGCAGCGGCAGCTGGGCCACCTGTGTGACCTCACCATCCGGACGCAGGGCCTCGAGTACCGCACCCACCGGGCCGTGTTGGCCGCCTGCAGCCACTACTTCAAGAAGCTCTTCACTGAGGGCGGCGGTGcggtggcaggggcagggggcggtGGCGCAGCGGCGGGGGCCGCCGGGGCTGGCGTGTGCGAACTGGACTTCGTGGGGCCCGAGGCCCTGGGTGCCCTGCTGGAGTTCGCCTACACGGCCACGCTGACCACCAGCAGCGCCAACATGCCCGCCGTGCTGCAGGCCGCCCGGCTGCTGGAGATCCCGTGCGTCATCGCCGCCTGCATGGAGATCCTGCAGGGCAGTGGGCTGGAGGCCCCCAGCCCCGACGAGGACGACTGCGAGCGGGCCCGCCAGTACCTGGAGGCCTTcgccacggccacggccacggccTCCTCGGGAGTTCCCAACGGAGAAGACAGACcaccccaggggcccctcccgcccccgccccagcccacGCCACGGCCAGTGGCCCGCCGCAGCCGCAAGCCCCGGAAAGCTTTCCTGCAGACCAAGGGGGCCCGGGCAAACCACTTAGTGCCCGAGGCACCCACGGCACCTGCCCACCCCACGACCTatgaggaggaagaggtggcGGGGGGCAGAGTGGGCAGCGGCACAGGCAGCGGGCTGGGGGACAGCTACAGCCCTCCAGCGGGGACTGCTTCACCCCCCGAGGGGCCCCTAACTTACGAGCCCTATGAGGGtgatgaggaagaagaggagctGGTGTACCCTTCTGCCTACGGGATGGCGCAGGGAGGGGGACCCCCGCTGTCCCCAGAGGAGCTGGGCTCGGACGAGGACGCCATTGACCCCGACCTGATGGCCTACCTGAGTTCGCTGCACCAGGACGCTCTGGCCCCAGGCCTGGATGGCCAGGACAAGCTGGTGCGCAAGCGCCgctcccagatgccccaggagtGCCCGGTCTGTCACAAGATCATCCACGGGGCCGGCAAGCTGCCGCGCCACATGAGGACCCACACCGGGGAGAAGCCCTTTGCCTGTGAGGTCTGCGGCGTCCGCTTCACCCG GAACGACAAGCTGAAGATCCACATGCGGAAGCACACGGGAGAGCGCCCCTACTCTTGCCCGCACTGCCCAGCCCGCTTCCTGCACAGCTACGACCTCAAGAACCACATGCACCTGCACACGGGGGACCGGCCCTACGAGTGCCACCTGTGCCACAAGGCTTTCGCCAAGGAGGACCACCTGCAGCGCCACCTCAAGGGCCAGAACTGCCTGGAGGTGCGCACCCGGCGGCGCCGCAAGGACGACGCGCCCCCGCACTACCCGCCCCCCTCCGCTGCCGCCCCGGCCACCGCGGGCCTCGACCTCTCCAATGGCCACTTGAACACCTTCCGCCTCTCTCTGGCTCGGTTCTGGGAGCAGTCAGCCCCGCCTGGGCCCCCGGTCTCCACCCTGGGCCCCcctgatgatgaggaggaggagggggcacccCGGACGCCTAAGGCTGAAGGTACCATGGAGTCCTCTTAA